The following DNA comes from Pseudomonas marginalis.
AGGGCTGAGCCAAGCGCTCTATCGGCGTATCCGGCCCACCGAATGCGGCTTTACTCACTGCACCGCCCAGCTCTCCGCCGCCCCAACTACCGAGGAATCCGCCGATCAGTCCGCCGACTACAGTGCCAATTACCGGTACCACCGAACCTATTGCGGCCCCAGCTGCAGCACCGGCCAACGTTCCGGCCAATGTCCCAGCGGCGGTTCCATAGCCCTCGGCTTTTTCGTCACGAGTCTGGGCGTTCTGGTAGGTATCAGCTGCGATCAGCCCGGCTTCAATCAACGCCAAGGGCGCGGCCCCCTTAGCGAATCCAGCGCCTTTGCCCATCATCGTTTTTGGAGAAAACTTGCTGGCAACCGCTTCAATCGGAGCAGCAGGCACAGGACTTCCAGCCGGTCCCCGAGAACCTCGTCCGCGCTTACCCTTGCCACGGCGCCGTTTCCCATCCCCACCGTCGGCGCCACCAGAACTGCCGGATGGATTGGTGACAAACACCCGCTGAATTACATTCGGATTACCCATCAACGAGCCGCGGGCAACATTGAGCATGCCTTTGCCCATCTTGTACGCGCTCATTGCTGTTCCGAGTGCAACAATGCCCCCAGCCAGCACCGTCGCGCCGCTGATAACGGTCGGAAACTTCCCTGCCAACTCGCCAAGCCCGTACGCCACTTTCGCCAACCCGTCTGCAGCCAAGTCAGTCAGCGGCCGCACCGCATCCCCTATACTTGTCATCGACGACTCAATGCCGGCAGTCGCGGTTGCCCACTTCCGGTTGGAGGTCTCTCGCGCCTTCGCAGCATCCGCCTCGATCTTGGCCTTCCCGTCCGTCTTCTCAATGGTCGCCATATCAGCCTTGATCTTGTCGCCGTATTTGATCTGCGCGAGCAGACCGGCACTGGCGCTTTGATCGCTGACAATGTTCGCCAACCCGGCCGCTTCAGTCAGGGCGACCATGGCCTGCTCTTCCTCGGCACTGCCATCCGCCGAGGCCTTGATCTTGGCCTTGAGCGCTTCGATTTTCTTGGCCTTAGCAGGATCCTGCTTTCTGATCAGCTGCTCGCTGAGCATGATGAACGCATCCACCGGGTTGGCCGCCTTGCCGCTTTTTGTTGCAGCGAGGATCGAGCCGGCCAGGTCGTAGCCTTCCTTGGCGAACCGCTCCTGACTGGTGCTGCTGATCACAGCGTTGAGCAGGTTGTTCATATTGGTGGCGGCAGCTGCCGAGTCCTGGGTTTGCGAGTACTGCGACTGCAGACTGGCACCCAGGAAACGCACGGCCTCAGGGCCTTCCATGCCCAGGCGCTTGATGTTGCCAAGCATGGCCGGCAGATATTTCGCCATTTCCTTGGGACCGAACGCGCCGATGTCACCGGCCGCCGCGACCTGGCCCAGCATCGCGGCCATGTCGCCCTGCTTGACCCCGGCTTCCTTGAAGGAGTTGATCAAGGTCGCGATGGTTTCGGGCTCCATGCCCTGGCCGTCGATCAAGTCGGCGATTTGCCCGGCATAGGACGTGGCTACGTCCCATTCAACACCCTTTTCAATCAACGCACCGACCGACTTCGCCAGCAGTTGCTGGCTCATGCCCTTATCTGCCGCGACCTTGGAAATGCTCGCCGCCAATTTGGCCTCATCGCCGGTACCGGCAGTGTGTGCCCACAGCGACATCTGGCGGATCTGCGCCTGATAGTCACCGGAAACCTTCGTAGGGATCGCCAACGACGCCGTAAGCGCCGCCGCTTTGCCGAGGGAATTCTTCATCCCCTCTTTACCCTGCTGGATCTGCGTGTGGCCCAGGGCCTTGAGTTCAGCACCACGCGCTACCTGGCCGAGGGCCTGATATTCCTTGCGAAGTTTGCCGACTTCAATGCCCTGCTCCTTCAGGGTTTTGAGATTGCTTTCGAGCTTTCGCAGCAGGCCATCAGCCGATGCCGCACCGGTGTCGTGGGCCTTTTTCCATTCGTCCCGCAGGCGGATGGTGTCGCCGATGGTGCTCTGCAACACGCGAGCTTTGGTGCCGGTTTCGCCGAGTTTCTTGATGCGGCCTTCTACATCCTTGAAGGCGGCGCCGACCGTGGAACTGACGACGCCGCCGATGACCAGGCCGAGCGCCAGGTTGTTTGCCATGAGAACACTCCAGGCAGGGATGCGGGGCTCAGTCCATGAGCCACCAGATCATCGTGGAAAAGTGCATGGTCTCGATTTCATTGGCAGCAAATGAAAACTGCGTCGCTAAACGCTTCGCGACCTGCTTTTGCAGGGTGGTGTTAAACCCCGTCATCCTGCACCAGGCGAAAGTAGGCGGCCTGCAGACGCTGGTAATCCGTCAGCTTTAGCCCCTCCAGATCCTTGGTATCGGATTCAGAAAGGTTGGCCAGGATGATCGTCTCGCGCTGTTCTTCATCGCCATTGGAAGCAGACGTTGCTGCACGTACGTCGCGCACGGTGGGAGCGCGCAGGGTCAGTCGGTCGACCTTCATATCTTTGATGTCGTAAGGCCTGGAGAACGTAACGACAGCCCCCTCAAGATCAACGACCAACCACTCTGGCGTTATGCTCTCATCTTCGGGAAGCTCGGGATCGCGCAGCAACTCGCTGTAAGCGGCTTGTAAACGCGCGTAATCCGTAAGCTTCAGCCCATCGAGATCCTTGGTACTGGAATCCGAGAGCGAGGCGAGAATGGTCATTTCGCGCATCACGGCGTCACTGCCACCAACAGCGTCAGATGCACGCACTTCGCGCAACAACGGAGATCGCAGGGCCAACTGATCGACCTTGCTACCATGGATATCGTAAGTGCTGGTAAGAGTGACCGTTGCACTGTCAGACCCAACAACGAGCCAGGACGGAATTTTTTTCAGCTTTTTCATGAGATACCTTTCCGTCACAGGCCCAGGTCGCGGCGGACGCTGGCAAGTTGATCCACACCGTTGATGACACGGACGCAGTTGACCGGATCGATTTCGTACATCAATCGGCCGCCGACTTCGAGCTTGTAGTAACTGCAGGCCACGGAATACTTGAATTCGGCAGCGTCACCGGCCTTCCAGTCACCGGCATCAACCTCTTTGAGCATGCCCCGGATGGTGGCAACAACGCCCGTGGTAGCGCCTTTCTGGCCTTTGAAGGAACCACGGAACACCGCGTTAAACGCGGTCTGGTCGGCCAGGCCGTAAAACTTCAATGCTTCAGCACGCACACCCTTGCCGGCGAAACTGGCTTCCAGCTTTTCCATGCCCTGATCCATCTCAATGGGGGCATCCATGCCCCCAGCACGATGCTCTTCCGTTTTGAGGGTCATCTTAGGGAGCGTCACGCTGGTGATATCCCCGGCAAAGCTGACGCCGTCGATATGGGCGTTCATGTTGTAGAGCGTTTGCGGAACCATCGGGCGTTCTCCTTAAGTGTTGGTATCGAGGACTTCGGTCAGCCACTGATTGGTGACCTCGACCCGGAAGTTGGGGTTTTCTGCCGGTGGCACGTCGGTGAAGCGGATGTTCCAGTACACCTTGCCCTGCTCCAGCTGACTGGCCGTGTTCCGTTCAGGGTCCGCAAACACCTCAAAATTGATCACCGCGCCCTGATTCTTCAAATCACGCATAAACGCCGTAAGGCCTTCAGTCACATCACTGACGTAGGTCTTGGTGATTGAGCGATCGACCGCCCATTTGTGGCCGTAGAGAATCGCGTCCATGACGATATCCATCGTTCGTACGCGGGTGACGAACGCCCACTTAGGATCGGCGGAACAGGTACGGTTGCCCCAGAGGCGGTAGCCGTCATCACGGATGATGGTGGCGATCTGCGCGTTGTTGAGCAGGTTCGCACGGCAGGTTTCATCGCCGTCCAGAAACTCAATAGGCCGGCGGGTGCCGGTGATACCGACAAACTCTTTGTTCGACGGCGAGGCCCAGAAACCGTACTCCGAATCGGTCCAGGCAAAGAGGCCAGCAACCCAGGCAGAACCTGGCGCGTCGATGGTGGCACTGGCGGCGGTGTCCCAGTACTGAACGCCGGGATCGACTAAGAACACACGTTTGCTGCCGAAGTTTTCGCGGTATTCCATTGCGGCTTCGTCGGTGGTGTTGGGACCGTCGATGATGGCGATAGCACGCAGCTTGTCGCTCAATGCCACAAGTGCCGTGGCAGCGGGCAAAGTCGCAGTGTGCTTGGGCGCGACTAGCAAGCGAGGCTGCGCGTTGAAACGGCTCTTACCATCCAGCAGTGCCTGCATGCCGGTACGACTACCGTTTGCCAGCACGCCGCCAATGATCGCCGAGGTCTGCGCTGCAGCGTCAGCCAGCTTTGCCACGCCACAGGCGACAATCACCGCCTTGGAGCGTACATAGATGGCCTGGATCGCTTTGGTGATTGCCGCGTCTGCACCCCAAGCAGCGATGGCTTCGCTTTCGCGGGTGATCAGCATCAGCTGATTTGGCAAGGCGCTGGCATTAGGGCCTGGGGTGAATGTATCGCAAAGACCGATGATAGAAGACGACGGCACCGCGATAGGTCGCGAGCCGGTGTCGACGTTGGTCACGGTGACGCCGTGAAAGAATCCACTCATGATTGAACTCCAGAAACGAGAAAGCCCCGCATATGCGAGGCCGTAGGTTGTTCGTGTTGCGGGAAAGAAAACGCCCCGTGAGTGCGGGGCGTTATTCGGTTTGGTCGGCGATCCACTCCGGCGCGACGGGGCGATGCTCGCTGTCCGGGAAGTCCGGTGATTGCGGCCAGTCGCGTAGATCCTGCATGTAGTGCAACAGCTCCGTGAACTGCTCGCCGGTCAGGGTTGTGTTTACCGAGATTTCCAACTGATCACGGTGACGCTCGCGCAACCACATGAGGCTGGACAGTTCCCCGTCACGCCATGACCGCTCGGCATCAACATCAATACCGACCGAAAGTAAAGGGACATAGACCTCTGAAAACACCTCGCCGGGCAGCAGCTCTTCAGGGCCACCGATGGACCGGCAGCGATAGATTCCGTCATTACGAACAGCAAAACTCATAACCCGTCCTCCCAGCCCATTACCTGTGCCACAGCCGACGCAGCGGTCGCACAATACAGAAAGCTCATGCGCCGCAAAATGAACTCGCCCTGGGCAGTAGGCACAGGACCAGACGCGTTATAACCGCCCGCGAACGGAAACCCGTTCAATTGGGCGGGGCTCAGATAACCAGTACCAGGCGTTGAGGCGAAAGCTCCCTCAGGCGCAAAGCCCACGTAGCCATTCGTACATCCGGCAACCAACGAAACCTTACGGGCTGTTGGCGGCACAAAGTTGGCAAGCGATACAGACACTGGCGCATTGGCCACACCCGAAACTGCTACCGGGTAATTGACCGTATTCGACGCCGCCGTCGGATCGAAAAGAAGAATGTTATCGATCTGCGTGTAAGCACAGGGCACTCCGTTTGATCCCGTCAGAAGCATGCCGACGCGCGCCTTTGACGTGTATCCGGCAGGAAGCACCGGTTCATAAACGAAACGCAAAGACGCCGCCGCAGTCGTAGTCAGCGCCAGGGCGCTGACGTTGATTTGAGACGGCGAATCAATGCTTTGCACAACCGATCCGGCAGGGAATGCCGAGCCCGACAGTTGCATACCAACACGCAGTGACGCGGTGCTGGGCAAGCCGGTAACAACCGCTGAACCCGCAGTGGTCGCACCCGTCAGCACAGGGCATAGCGCAGCGATGAAGGCTTGGGCCGCACCATTGATAGCCCACAACGAGTAAAAGCTCGAAACCGCCAATACCCCACTATCCAAGCCATTGGCTCCGACAGTGGCCAGATTGATCGCTGCAGAAAGACCGCTGATACGACGCGCCACAGCGGCACCATCTTTGACAATCACCTGATCAACGCGGGCCGAGATAAGCGAGCCGACGCCGGGCGCAGAGATCAGGATTCCCCGGTAAGCACCTTGAATCGAAAGGTTTCGGGTTTTCTCGACTTCGCTGGCCAGGGCCGCAACGTCGATATTCCCCTGATTGATCGGCGCGTTCCAAGCCTTGATGCACCACATTACAGCCAAGCTACGCGAGCGGGTTTCCGATCCAACACGAGGCACGCCGTTCACGCCATCACTTACGAAAGCGCCCGTTAAGTTACGTGGTCTAGTGCCCGCAGTGACTGTGCCAAGCGGGGGGCCGACCCCTGGATCACCAGCACCGGCGTCATCGTTACCCCATGCTGTGCCAGCCTTAGTCCGCATCGTTTCCATACGGAAGCCTTGCAGACTATCGAGCTGCATAGAGCCAATTGCGCGCCCGACATCAACCCCGCGCCCATGGTCCCAGCCCCGCAGGAACTCACCGCGCGACTCGGGCAGGCGAAAGTTACCGGCGCCCTCGTCGCCCTTGTTAAATACACCCCCCAGGAACATGGCCAGATCGGGGTATGTGGCAACGCTCTTAACATCGCCATTTACCTCCAGAAACCCAGGCGGCACCTTATCAACTGGAAAGGGGACCATCGAGCCAACCGGCAGAGCGGAGGACTGGGCGATCATCGCCTCGATCTGGTCTTTCGTGTAGGTGTCGGTAATGCCATGGCCCGCCAATGTGGTCGGATTGGTCCCGCCGATCACCCGCCCATACTTATCGACGGTCACATTGGTGTAAGAGCCAGCACTTACCCCAGTGCGGCCCACGGCCATTTCAAAGGTCAGAGCGGTAGTGCCCAGAACAATCGGCGCATCCGTCACCAGCTGCCAAACGCTGTCACCGTTGGCGGTGCCCGTCTCGACACTGACAAACAGCCCAGGCGTCACCTCGACGCTACTATCTGCATCCTGGGTGCGCTTCCACACGCCCGTGGATGAAACCACGTACAGGCCGTTTTCCTTGGCGGCCGCTTGATTCTTTACCAGCACGCGCGCATCCGCCGGCAACAGCACACCATCAATGGTCTGCACGCCGCTCAACGCGATGTTGGCCGTGGTGGCCACTAACACCGAATGCTTGAAGTCCATTTTCGCCATGGCTTCAATAATCTGCGCATCAACATATTCGCGCGTCGCCAGAACAATCGCCGGGTCGATCTTCAAGACGATGCTCGAAGTATTCGCAACGATGAAGTTCATGCGGATGATTTGGGTCTTGCCGGTCCCCTGCACAAGCAAAGGCTTGAAGCTCGGCGCACAGTTGGCCACCACCACCATGTCGCCATCAGCGTCATAGAGAGCGATTTCCCGGATCCACTTACCGCCCACGTCTGCCGGGATCACCTGCTCGGTGATGATGATGTTGGGGTTGGCCGGATCTGTTCGCACCTGATTGACCGGCGCCCGGCGCCATTCACTGATCAGGCGCGTTTGGGTACGGTTTGGAATAGGGTCCGCGCCGTTGGCATCACCCACGCCCATCTGCGAAAAGGTCCAGGGCAGGCCAAGCGCCGTGGCGTTTGCCTGTTTCGCCTCCCCAACTGCCGTGAGGATGGCGAAGAACTGACTGTTCTGATCAATCATGGGTACACGTCCAGGGTGTCAATTTCATCAATACACATGACCAGGCCATAGGTGCCGGTCACCTCGATATCGCGTGGGGTTGGTGGGTAAACGTCGATCACTTCACCCTCGCTTACACAGGCGCCGATGCCGATGTAACCGGTGTTTTCCAGGCTGATCGCCAGCCCGGTCAAATGCCGGCTGACAGGCTTAGCGTCATCAATGAGCCGGGTCAGCTCTTCGTACATTTCCTCACTAATGCCAGCGTCCAGAACGCCGACCTTTAAGGCGAAGGTGCCAGGAATGCCCATCGGGGTGGTTTCCCACCACTCGATAACCTCAATCAGGTAGCCCAGGGGTTCGACCACCCGCCGCAGGGCGCCGATGGTGCCCTTGTGCGCGTGCACGTAGAACGCGGAGCGGATGGCCGAGCGCTTGACGGCTTCCGACCATTTGTTGTCCCAGCGGTCGACCGACCAGGTCCAAGCCAGCCAGGGCAGCAGCTGCGCCGGGCAAGTGTCCGGGTTGTACAAACTACGAAGCGGGATCTCAGTTTTTTCGACCAAGGCGGCCTCAATGGCACGCTCCAACTGCGTGCTGTTTAGGGGGAGCAAGCTGGTCATGTCGAGCCCCCAAGAACAACGCTGAAGCCAGTGCAA
Coding sequences within:
- a CDS encoding phage tail protein, with protein sequence MIDQNSQFFAILTAVGEAKQANATALGLPWTFSQMGVGDANGADPIPNRTQTRLISEWRRAPVNQVRTDPANPNIIITEQVIPADVGGKWIREIALYDADGDMVVVANCAPSFKPLLVQGTGKTQIIRMNFIVANTSSIVLKIDPAIVLATREYVDAQIIEAMAKMDFKHSVLVATTANIALSGVQTIDGVLLPADARVLVKNQAAAKENGLYVVSSTGVWKRTQDADSSVEVTPGLFVSVETGTANGDSVWQLVTDAPIVLGTTALTFEMAVGRTGVSAGSYTNVTVDKYGRVIGGTNPTTLAGHGITDTYTKDQIEAMIAQSSALPVGSMVPFPVDKVPPGFLEVNGDVKSVATYPDLAMFLGGVFNKGDEGAGNFRLPESRGEFLRGWDHGRGVDVGRAIGSMQLDSLQGFRMETMRTKAGTAWGNDDAGAGDPGVGPPLGTVTAGTRPRNLTGAFVSDGVNGVPRVGSETRSRSLAVMWCIKAWNAPINQGNIDVAALASEVEKTRNLSIQGAYRGILISAPGVGSLISARVDQVIVKDGAAVARRISGLSAAINLATVGANGLDSGVLAVSSFYSLWAINGAAQAFIAALCPVLTGATTAGSAVVTGLPSTASLRVGMQLSGSAFPAGSVVQSIDSPSQINVSALALTTTAAASLRFVYEPVLPAGYTSKARVGMLLTGSNGVPCAYTQIDNILLFDPTAASNTVNYPVAVSGVANAPVSVSLANFVPPTARKVSLVAGCTNGYVGFAPEGAFASTPGTGYLSPAQLNGFPFAGGYNASGPVPTAQGEFILRRMSFLYCATAASAVAQVMGWEDGL
- a CDS encoding phage tail assembly chaperone, yielding MSFAVRNDGIYRCRSIGGPEELLPGEVFSEVYVPLLSVGIDVDAERSWRDGELSSLMWLRERHRDQLEISVNTTLTGEQFTELLHYMQDLRDWPQSPDFPDSEHRPVAPEWIADQTE
- a CDS encoding phage major tail tube protein, with the translated sequence MVPQTLYNMNAHIDGVSFAGDITSVTLPKMTLKTEEHRAGGMDAPIEMDQGMEKLEASFAGKGVRAEALKFYGLADQTAFNAVFRGSFKGQKGATTGVVATIRGMLKEVDAGDWKAGDAAEFKYSVACSYYKLEVGGRLMYEIDPVNCVRVINGVDQLASVRRDLGL
- a CDS encoding phage tail protein I encodes the protein MTSLLPLNSTQLERAIEAALVEKTEIPLRSLYNPDTCPAQLLPWLAWTWSVDRWDNKWSEAVKRSAIRSAFYVHAHKGTIGALRRVVEPLGYLIEVIEWWETTPMGIPGTFALKVGVLDAGISEEMYEELTRLIDDAKPVSRHLTGLAISLENTGYIGIGACVSEGEVIDVYPPTPRDIEVTGTYGLVMCIDEIDTLDVYP
- a CDS encoding phage tail sheath family protein gives rise to the protein MSGFFHGVTVTNVDTGSRPIAVPSSSIIGLCDTFTPGPNASALPNQLMLITRESEAIAAWGADAAITKAIQAIYVRSKAVIVACGVAKLADAAAQTSAIIGGVLANGSRTGMQALLDGKSRFNAQPRLLVAPKHTATLPAATALVALSDKLRAIAIIDGPNTTDEAAMEYRENFGSKRVFLVDPGVQYWDTAASATIDAPGSAWVAGLFAWTDSEYGFWASPSNKEFVGITGTRRPIEFLDGDETCRANLLNNAQIATIIRDDGYRLWGNRTCSADPKWAFVTRVRTMDIVMDAILYGHKWAVDRSITKTYVSDVTEGLTAFMRDLKNQGAVINFEVFADPERNTASQLEQGKVYWNIRFTDVPPAENPNFRVEVTNQWLTEVLDTNT
- a CDS encoding phage tail assembly protein, whose amino-acid sequence is MRDPELPEDESITPEWLVVDLEGAVVTFSRPYDIKDMKVDRLTLRAPTVRDVRAATSASNGDEEQRETIILANLSESDTKDLEGLKLTDYQRLQAAYFRLVQDDGV
- a CDS encoding phage tail tape measure protein, whose amino-acid sequence is MANNLALGLVIGGVVSSTVGAAFKDVEGRIKKLGETGTKARVLQSTIGDTIRLRDEWKKAHDTGAASADGLLRKLESNLKTLKEQGIEVGKLRKEYQALGQVARGAELKALGHTQIQQGKEGMKNSLGKAAALTASLAIPTKVSGDYQAQIRQMSLWAHTAGTGDEAKLAASISKVAADKGMSQQLLAKSVGALIEKGVEWDVATSYAGQIADLIDGQGMEPETIATLINSFKEAGVKQGDMAAMLGQVAAAGDIGAFGPKEMAKYLPAMLGNIKRLGMEGPEAVRFLGASLQSQYSQTQDSAAAATNMNNLLNAVISSTSQERFAKEGYDLAGSILAATKSGKAANPVDAFIMLSEQLIRKQDPAKAKKIEALKAKIKASADGSAEEEQAMVALTEAAGLANIVSDQSASAGLLAQIKYGDKIKADMATIEKTDGKAKIEADAAKARETSNRKWATATAGIESSMTSIGDAVRPLTDLAADGLAKVAYGLGELAGKFPTVISGATVLAGGIVALGTAMSAYKMGKGMLNVARGSLMGNPNVIQRVFVTNPSGSSGGADGGDGKRRRGKGKRGRGSRGPAGSPVPAAPIEAVASKFSPKTMMGKGAGFAKGAAPLALIEAGLIAADTYQNAQTRDEKAEGYGTAAGTLAGTLAGAAAGAAIGSVVPVIGTVVGGLIGGFLGSWGGGELGGAVSKAAFGGPDTPIERLAQPSPLLLSKPSGPGMSRLAQLAPTPATGPLVGDVARSLASVPSAAAVPALLSAGAAAKPEPARVEQAWTFAPTMPVTVQGDVKDPRQLAQEMMPHMRQLFEEFSREQARRNLFDAPHI